A DNA window from Arachis duranensis cultivar V14167 chromosome 3, aradu.V14167.gnm2.J7QH, whole genome shotgun sequence contains the following coding sequences:
- the LOC107480736 gene encoding GDSL esterase/lipase At5g45920 isoform X2 yields the protein MRPRIYLLGDSITEESFTEGGWGATLANHFCRMVDVVLRGYSGYNTRWALKVLEKVFPEAPPPQGDGGAPVAAVTVFFGANDATLPDRCSGFQHVPLNEYKHNLHSIVSFFKKLWPKAIVLLITPPPIDEVARLQYPYTDNPQGLPERTNEAAGEYAKACTAVAAECGVPVIDLWTKMQQCPDWKKEYLSDGLHLTKKGNQVVFDEVVAKLRDEGVSVESMTAELPLIADINPNDPLKAFQ from the exons ATGAGGCCAAGGATTTATCTGTTGGGTGATTCAATCACCGAGGAGTCATTCACTGAAGGTGGATGGGGTGCCACTCTTGCCAACCATTTCTGCCGCATG GTAGATGTGGTGCTGAGAGGGTATAGCGGCTACAACACTAGGTGGGCGTTGAAGGTGTTGGAGAAGGTTTTCCCTGAAGCCCCACCACCACAAGGAGATGGTGGTGCACCGGTTGCTGCTGTCACTGTTTTCTTTGGTGCTAACGATGCTACCCTTCCAGATAGGTGTTCTGGTTTTCAGCACGTGCCTCTcaatgaatacaagcacaaccTTCACTCCATTGTCTCCTTCTTCAAG AAGCTATGGCCAAAAGCAATTGTTCTACTCATAACGCCTCCTCCAATTGACGAAGTTGCACGTCTTCA ATATCCATATACAGACAACCCACAGGGTCTTCCTGAGAGGACAAACGAAGCTGCTGGCGAGTATGCTAAAGCATGCACTGCTGTGGCTGCAGAATGTGGAGTCCCTGTGATTGATCTCTGGACCAAAATGCAGCAGTGCCCCGACTGGAAGAAAGAATATCTAAG CGACGGTTTGCATCTCACTAAAAAAGGGAATCAAGTTGTTTTCGACGAAGTGGTGGCGAAGCTGAGAGATGAAGGCGTGAGTGTTGAATCAATGACAGCTGAACTCCCTCTAATAGCTGATATCAATCCTAATGATCCTCTGAAGGCATTTCAGTAG
- the LOC107480736 gene encoding GDSL esterase/lipase At5g45920 isoform X1: protein MRPRIYLLGDSITEESFTEGGWGATLANHFCRMVFSHVKFEAFENGVVDDGDVLFCILQVDVVLRGYSGYNTRWALKVLEKVFPEAPPPQGDGGAPVAAVTVFFGANDATLPDRCSGFQHVPLNEYKHNLHSIVSFFKKLWPKAIVLLITPPPIDEVARLQYPYTDNPQGLPERTNEAAGEYAKACTAVAAECGVPVIDLWTKMQQCPDWKKEYLSDGLHLTKKGNQVVFDEVVAKLRDEGVSVESMTAELPLIADINPNDPLKAFQ from the exons ATGAGGCCAAGGATTTATCTGTTGGGTGATTCAATCACCGAGGAGTCATTCACTGAAGGTGGATGGGGTGCCACTCTTGCCAACCATTTCTGCCGCATG GTCTTTTCACATGTAAAGTTTGAAGCTTTTGAGAATGGGGTTGTCGACGATGGTGATGTTTTGTTTTGTATTCTTCAGGTAGATGTGGTGCTGAGAGGGTATAGCGGCTACAACACTAGGTGGGCGTTGAAGGTGTTGGAGAAGGTTTTCCCTGAAGCCCCACCACCACAAGGAGATGGTGGTGCACCGGTTGCTGCTGTCACTGTTTTCTTTGGTGCTAACGATGCTACCCTTCCAGATAGGTGTTCTGGTTTTCAGCACGTGCCTCTcaatgaatacaagcacaaccTTCACTCCATTGTCTCCTTCTTCAAG AAGCTATGGCCAAAAGCAATTGTTCTACTCATAACGCCTCCTCCAATTGACGAAGTTGCACGTCTTCA ATATCCATATACAGACAACCCACAGGGTCTTCCTGAGAGGACAAACGAAGCTGCTGGCGAGTATGCTAAAGCATGCACTGCTGTGGCTGCAGAATGTGGAGTCCCTGTGATTGATCTCTGGACCAAAATGCAGCAGTGCCCCGACTGGAAGAAAGAATATCTAAG CGACGGTTTGCATCTCACTAAAAAAGGGAATCAAGTTGTTTTCGACGAAGTGGTGGCGAAGCTGAGAGATGAAGGCGTGAGTGTTGAATCAATGACAGCTGAACTCCCTCTAATAGCTGATATCAATCCTAATGATCCTCTGAAGGCATTTCAGTAG